A stretch of DNA from Streptomyces sp. NBC_01197:
CGGCCGACTCTGAACTCTGGGGCCCGCCGACTGATGAGCTGCTGGTGTCCGTCGCGGCGAAGTGCCAGCATTCCCCGGACTGCACGATCGTGGTGCAGCCCAAGCCCAAGGGCTGATCGGTAGCCTGCTGGCAGAAGGGAGGCCACATGGACTGGACCGACCCCCGGTACGCCGAGCTGGTGGCAGCGTGGGATGACACGCAGACACCAAACTCGCGAGACCCGGAGCCCCGGCCCGCGCGGGCATTCATCGCATCGCCCGCCCCGGACACCACGCCGGACTGAGCATCGAGCCGCGGCCACTGGCCGGGGCTCTTTCATATCCCTGGGTAGGTCTGTCATCCACGGATGGTGGCTGAGATGTTGCTGCCCCGATTGCCCGGAGCAAGGCTGAGCCCGACGTCACCGAGTCACAGGGAGTGCGGACGGGACCGCGCCGGCCACGGTGGACGTAAGGAGCGGCGCCATGAGGGTCATGCTGAGAGCGCGTATGGACACCCAGATCACGAACGAAGCCGTCAAGAACGGCACGCTGCAGAAGATCATGCAGTCGATGTCGGAACGGCTCAAGCCGGAGGCGGCCTACTTCGGCCCCACCAAGGGCGGACGGGCCTGCACCTTTGTCTTCGACATGCAGGACAGCTCACTGCTGCCCTCCATCGCGGAGCCGCTCTTCCAGGGGCTCGGCGCGGAGATCGAGATCCAGCCGGTGATGAACACCGAAGACATGCTGAAGGGCTTGGCCGCATCGCAGAAGAGCTGACCTCGTCGGCTGCCTGCAAGGCTCGGTCCGGTCTCCGGGCGTGATTCGATCCCTGCCCAGGTCGTAAAGGAGAGGCTGCCGGCCCGCCCGCCCGCCCGCCATAATGGGCCCATGGGAAAGAGCTACGAGCGGATAGACGGCAGGCTGCGTGACTTCATCGAGGCGCAGCACATCTTCTTCACCGCGACGGCGCCGCTGGACGGCGATGGCACCGTCAATCTTTCGCCCAAGGGCCTGAGCGGATCGTTCGCGGTGCTCGATGAAGTCACCGTGGCCTACCTTGACTTCGCCGGTAGCAATGCCGAGACCATTGCCCATCTGCGCGAGAACGGCCGCATCACCTTGATGTGGTGCGCCTTCGACGGTCCACCCAACATCGTGCGCGTGCACGGCCGCGGAGAGCCTGTCTTCCGCGACGACGCACGGTGGCGCGAGCTGATGGGGCACTTCCCGGACATCGACCCGACCCGGCACGGTCTGCGCGCGATCATCGTGGTGACCGCCGAGAAGATCCGCGACACCTGCGGCTACGCCGTCCCGTTCCTGACCTATGACGAGGACCGCCCGCTGCACGGGTCGCGCTTCGCGCGTGAAACGGATGAGTCGCTCGACGCGTACTTCCAGAAGAAGGAGCACATCGCGACCAGCATCGACGGCCTGCCGGGGCTGCCACTGCCCCTGCCGGCGCTGTCGCGTACCGAATAAGACCCCCCGGCGGCACCTGATTAATACCCAGCAGCACCCGGAGCGGTTACGTACGATGCGGCGCATGTCCCTTCCGAGCCGAGAGCTGACCCCCGACGACCTCGAACTCATCGAGTTCGCACGGCAGATCGTCGATACGAACACCGATGGCGAAGACGGCGTCCACACCATGGGCGCGGTCGTGCGCGGGGCGGACGGTGAGATGTACGGCGGTATCAACCTCTACCACTTCACCGGTGGGCCCTGCGCCGAACTCGTCGCGCTCGGGCACGCCCGTGCGTCCGGCGCGCGCGAACTCGTCACCATCGTCGCCGTGGGGAACTGCGGGCGCGGGCCCGTCGGCCCCTGCGGGCGGGACCGGCAGATTCTCTTCGACTACCACCCGGATATCCGCGTCATCCTCCCCACCCCCGACGGCATCAGAAGTGTCCGGATCAAGGACCTGATGCCCCTCGCCGCCGTGTGGAGCCCCGAGGACGGCGTAAGGGCCTTCGAACCGGAACTCTAGGGACGGCCGCCCGGCGTGCCGGTCTGACCGGCTTCCTCGTGCATGGCGTTCCGGCCCGGGCCCGCCGGGCTGAGGCCCGCTGTCCACTTCTCCTCGATGCGGCCGAACTTCCAGATCGCCATGGCCACCAGCCAGGTCACGAAGAACAGCCCGACGATCACGAACCCGACGATGTTCAGATCCAGTCCGCCCACCCAGTCCCAGAAGGCGCCGTGCAGGCCGAGTTTCTGGGTGAGCAGGCCGAGCAGTTCGACTGTCCCGATGATGAACGCGACCGCCACCGAGAGGCCGGTGATCGTGAGGTTGTAGTAGACCTTGCGGACGGGCTTCGAGAACGCCCAGCCGTACGCGAAGTTCATGAACGAGCCGTCGATGGTGTCCAGCAGGCACATGCCGGCCGCGAACAGCACCGGCAGGCAGAGGATCGCGTACCAGGGCAGCCCGGACGCGGCGCCGGAGCCCGCCAGGACGAGCAGGGCGATCTCCGTGGCCGTGTCGAAGCCGAGGCCGAAGAGCAGTCCGAGCGGGTACATCTGCCAGGGCTTGGTGATCGACTTCATCACGCGCCCCAGAAGCCGGTTCATCAGGCCCCGGTTGTTCAGGTGCTCCTCCAGGGCGGCCTCGTCGAAGTCGCCCGAGCGCATCTTCCGGAAGACCTTCCAGATCCCCACCAGGATGAGGACGTTGATGCCTGCGATCAGATAGAGGAAGAACCCGGAGACGGTCGTGCCGATCAGGCTGGTGACGTTGTGCAGCTGAGAGTTGTCGTCGCGCACCGGGCCCGCGAGGGCCTTCACTCCGAGGGACAGCAGGAACGCCAGGACGAACACGACGCTGGAGTGCCCGAGCGAGAACCAGAAGCCCACTGACAAAGGGCGCTGCTTCTCGTTCATCAGCTTGCGGGTGGTGTTGTCGATCGCCGCGATGTGGTCCGCGTCGAAGGCGTGCCGCATCCCCAGGGTGTACGCGGTGACACCGATCCCGATGCCGAACGACTTCGTACCGAGGCTGTAGTGCTCGGGGGCCACGATCGTCACCAGCGTGAGCCACCCGACGACGTGCAGCGCCACGATGAACGCGCCCATGCCGCCCAGCCGGGTCCACTCCTGGCGTGTCATCGACATCTGCAGACGCCGGCGTCGCGTGGGGGTCGGGAGTGGTGCGGTGGACGTGGTGCTCATGGGTGCTTGCTGCCTTCCGGTTCGATAAGCCGTAGACAGCCAATTGCAAATTGGTCGCAATAGCAACCAAGGCGCAGTAAAGGCAGGTCAGGGTGGGTCTCGGCGTCCGGCCGTCCGCGGCGTCCGGCCGTCCGCGGCGTCCGGCCGTCCGCGGCGTCCGGCCGTCGGAGTG
This window harbors:
- a CDS encoding DUF3303 domain-containing protein, which produces MRVMLRARMDTQITNEAVKNGTLQKIMQSMSERLKPEAAYFGPTKGGRACTFVFDMQDSSLLPSIAEPLFQGLGAEIEIQPVMNTEDMLKGLAASQKS
- a CDS encoding pyridoxamine 5'-phosphate oxidase family protein, with amino-acid sequence MGKSYERIDGRLRDFIEAQHIFFTATAPLDGDGTVNLSPKGLSGSFAVLDEVTVAYLDFAGSNAETIAHLRENGRITLMWCAFDGPPNIVRVHGRGEPVFRDDARWRELMGHFPDIDPTRHGLRAIIVVTAEKIRDTCGYAVPFLTYDEDRPLHGSRFARETDESLDAYFQKKEHIATSIDGLPGLPLPLPALSRTE
- a CDS encoding cytidine deaminase family protein — encoded protein: MSLPSRELTPDDLELIEFARQIVDTNTDGEDGVHTMGAVVRGADGEMYGGINLYHFTGGPCAELVALGHARASGARELVTIVAVGNCGRGPVGPCGRDRQILFDYHPDIRVILPTPDGIRSVRIKDLMPLAAVWSPEDGVRAFEPEL
- a CDS encoding HoxN/HupN/NixA family nickel/cobalt transporter — encoded protein: MTRQEWTRLGGMGAFIVALHVVGWLTLVTIVAPEHYSLGTKSFGIGIGVTAYTLGMRHAFDADHIAAIDNTTRKLMNEKQRPLSVGFWFSLGHSSVVFVLAFLLSLGVKALAGPVRDDNSQLHNVTSLIGTTVSGFFLYLIAGINVLILVGIWKVFRKMRSGDFDEAALEEHLNNRGLMNRLLGRVMKSITKPWQMYPLGLLFGLGFDTATEIALLVLAGSGAASGLPWYAILCLPVLFAAGMCLLDTIDGSFMNFAYGWAFSKPVRKVYYNLTITGLSVAVAFIIGTVELLGLLTQKLGLHGAFWDWVGGLDLNIVGFVIVGLFFVTWLVAMAIWKFGRIEEKWTAGLSPAGPGRNAMHEEAGQTGTPGGRP